The following coding sequences lie in one Mycobacterium gordonae genomic window:
- a CDS encoding DUF4129 domain-containing protein, producing the protein MPAIDIDRDAAHDAAQRELNKPIYPKQTLTDVIFDKINEFLLKLLLKTSHISGGWFTVTVLLIVVAVAVFVAVRIARRTIRTNRGGDYELFDAGQLTAAQHRATAEAFAAEGNWAAAIRHRLRAVARELEETNVLTQVPGRTANELAHDAGAALPHLAAELTQAATAFNDVTYGERPGTQAAYQMIADLDDHLRSRSAASSAVTQPTPPDSWAKVR; encoded by the coding sequence GTGCCCGCCATCGACATCGACCGCGATGCCGCGCATGACGCTGCGCAGCGCGAGCTGAACAAGCCGATCTATCCCAAACAGACGCTGACCGACGTGATCTTCGACAAGATCAACGAGTTCCTGCTCAAGCTGTTGCTCAAGACGTCCCACATATCGGGCGGATGGTTCACCGTCACCGTGCTGCTGATCGTAGTGGCCGTCGCCGTCTTCGTCGCGGTGCGCATCGCGCGGCGAACCATACGCACCAACCGCGGTGGGGATTACGAATTGTTCGACGCGGGTCAACTGACCGCTGCACAACACCGCGCTACCGCAGAAGCCTTTGCGGCCGAAGGCAACTGGGCGGCCGCCATCAGACACCGGCTACGCGCAGTCGCCCGCGAGCTGGAGGAGACCAACGTGTTGACGCAGGTTCCCGGCCGCACCGCCAACGAGCTGGCTCACGACGCCGGTGCAGCGCTGCCTCATCTCGCCGCCGAGTTAACGCAAGCGGCAACGGCTTTCAACGATGTCACCTACGGCGAGCGGCCCGGCACTCAAGCTGCCTACCAGATGATCGCCGATCTCGACGATCATCTGCGCTCGCGCTCTGCCGCATCAAGTGCCGTGACGCAACCCACGCCACCGGACTCCTGGGCGAAGGTCCGATGA